The Chloroflexota bacterium sequence GCGGCGCCCTGCTCCCCCGCCTCCCGCAGCAGGCGCAGCAGCCGATGCCGACGGCGGGCGACCTTCCCGACGACGGCGTCATCCCCGCCATCCTCCACCGTCCAGATGACCTCCACCCACTCATCGTCGTGCAGCGCCCGGCCGGTGGGAGCCCCCTCCCGTGGGAGGCGACGGATCACACGTCGGGGCCGGGTTCCCTCCCACGCCTCAACGATCGCCCGGTGCTCCGGTATCCGCTCCAGGCTCATACGCCGCTGCTCCGGCGAGACACCCTCCAACAAACGCAACATCCCCTCACGAGCCTGCCGCAAGGCCACGCGGGCCTCCTGATCCCGGCCCAGAGCGGCCAACACCCGGTAGTGCACGAAGGGAATGAGATAGGATTGCTCCACGCCGGGGCCCAGCCGGGCCATCGCCTCACTGGTGGCGACCAGAGCCTCCGCTGGTTTTCCCATCGCCAGGAGCACCGCGCCCCGATCGGCCAGCAGGTTGGTCGCCAGATCCGCCATGCCCAGCTCCCGGGCGATGGACTCCGCGATCTCCAGATATTCCAAGGCGACCGCCGGCTTCCCCTCTCGCAGGCTGAGACGGACCAACGCTCGATAGACCTGCACGGCGATCCAGCGCTCGCCGGACACCAGCAGGAGGGCCAGGCCGGCCTCCAGGCGGCTCCACGCCGCCTCCATCTGCCCTTGCAGCAACGCCATCTGCCCCAGCACACCCAGGGACTGGCCCTCGTAAATGCGATCACCAGTCTCCCGGAAGTACGCCCACGCGGCCTCGGCGTCAGCGACGGCCCTCTCCACGTCGCCGAGTACGGTGCCATACACCGATGCCCTGTTGATGCGCACGATAGCCTCGCCCCGGCGGTGTCCGGTCGCCGAGAAGATCGCCAGGGCCTCGTCGTAGCACCTGAGGGCCTCGCCTACCTCCCCGCGCACGTAGCGTACGTTGCCCAGGTTGAGCAACGTACGCGCCTCGCCGTAGCTATACCCCACCTCGCGGGAGGCATCCAGGGATCGGGCGTAACAGCTCAGGGCGGCGTCCGTATCCCCCTGCTCCATGTGGAGGATGGCCAGCAGGCCCAACGTCTCGGCCTCCCCAAAGCGATTTCCCGAGGATCGACAGAGGACCAGCGTGGTCTCCAGCTCCGTCCTCGCGGCGGCATACGCCTTCACGCCGAGAAGGGCATTGCCCAGCGCGGAGCGGGCCTCGATCTCACCCCCCGTGTCGCCCCGGTGTCGGTACAGTCGAACGGCGGACCGCAGAGGGGAGAGGGCCTCCGCCGGCCTGCCCGACCAGTTGACGATCATCCCCATGGCCGTAAGCGCCGCCGCCTGGCCGCCCTCATCGCCCAAGGATTCCGCCAGGGACAACGCCCGCTGCGCCGCCGACCGGGCCTCCTCGTAGCGGCCGAGATGAGCCAACAGCCAGGCCCGACGACGGTGCACCTCGGCCAGGCGCTCAGGATCTCCACCGGCCAGGTCCGCCAACGCGGCCAGATCGGCCGCCTGCTCCTCCCTCCGCCCCAGGACGTTCAGCACCTCCTCGCGCCGGATGCGGATCTCCCACTGCGCCTCCCGATCGTCCGCGCCGGCGAGCGCGAGCGCCTGATCGTAATGGGCCAGCGCCTCCTCGTGGGAGTACATCGCCTGAGCCCGCCGACCGGCTTGCAGGCTGTAAGCCAACGCCTCGTCCCGCACCCGCCCCAGGGCAAAGTGACGGGCCAGAGCCTCCACCCGTTCCGGGTGCAGGGCCTCCAGCGCCTCGCCGGCACGCCGATGCAGCCGCCGGCGCGCCTCCTCGTCCAGCTCCAGGTACGCCACCTGGCGTATCTTGTCGTGGCTGAACCGGTAAGCGGCCGGCTCCTCCACCAGGAACCGGCGCCGTACCAACGCGCTCACCGCCGCCAGGACCGCCTCCCGCGGCAGATCGCTCGCCTCGGCCAGCAGGGAGAAGTCGAAATCGGTCCCCAACACGGCCGCGGCGTCCAGGACCGCCCGCTCATCCGGCTCCAGCCGCGCCAATCGCCGGGCGATCACCTGATACACCCCGGGCGGCAACGGCAGCTCCGCGTAGTCCGTCGTCACCTCATCCCAGAGGGTGCTCCACTCCCCAGAGGCATCGCGATAGAGCACGCCCTCCTCATGCAGGGCGCGCAACATCTCCAACACGAAGAGCGGGTTCCCCTCCGCCTCGCGGTACAGCCGCCTCTCGAAGTGCGGCACCTCACGCGCCAGGCCCAGGCTGCGCCTCACCAGCTCGCCTGTCTCCCGGGCCGTCAGCCGGGGAAGCCTCAGGCGCTCGCCATACTCCACCCGGTCCAGCGCCCGTAGCGCATCCCACACCGCCCCTCGCGCCCGCGCCTCCTCGTCCCGATAGCTGAGGATGAGCAGCACGCGGCCTTCGGCCAGGCGGCGCGCCAGGTAGGGCAGCACCTCCAGCGTGGCCTCGTCGGCCCATTGCAGATCGTCCAGGATTAGCACATGTGGGGCGATCCGCCCAAGGGCAAGCACCAGGCGGGTCAGCGCCTCCCACAGGCGCATCCGCTCCTGCTCCGGCTCCAGGGCGGCGCGTGGCGGCAGATCAGGCAGCCACTCCGCCAGCTCCGGCAGGAGCAGGCTCGCCTCCCGCAGCCAGATCCCCTCCATCAGATGGGCCAGCTGCCCGGCCCGCATGGGCGAGAGCCCGGCTCGCAACGCCTCGCCCAGCACGCCGTAGGGGGGCGATTCGGCCAGCTCACGCCCACGACCCCACAGGACCCGAGCCCCCCGCCACCCCGCGTCATGGGCGATCTCCTGCAGCAGGCGGGTCTTGCCCACCCCCGCCTCCCCCTCGACGAGGATCAGGCCGCCCCGGCCGTGGATGGCCCCCTCCAGCCGTTCCACCAGCGCGGCCCGCTCCGTCCGCCGCCCCACCAGCGGGACTTCTCCGCTCCCCTCCAGGAGAGGCGAAGGCGGGGCGCTCGCGGGGAGGTAAGCCACGTCCACCGCCCCGGCGCGGGCGGCGATCTCACGGTACAGGGCGACGGTGGCGGCCGCGGGCTCAACTCCTAACTCCTGCGCCAGGGCCGCCCGGCAGAGCTCGTACTGCTCCAGGGCCTCACGGTGCCGCCCCAACAGGTAGCAGAGGCGCATCACCTCGCGATGCCCTTCCTCACGCAGGGGATCCTCCATGGTCAGCTGGCGGGCGTAATGCAACGCCTCCTCATAGTCCCCCTGAGTCCTGCAGAAAGCCAGCAGCCGGTCCAGGGCGGCCAGGTACATCTCCCGCAGCCGCTCCCGCTCGACGAGCACCCAATCGTCGTAGTATCCGGCCATGAAGTCGCCACGGTAGAGGCCGACGGCCTCCCTCAGTCCCTCGACCGGGCCCGGCAGGTCCATGGACCGGGCGGCCTCAAGCGGGGCACATCCGGCCCGGAACGCCTCCACATCCGCCCAGCAAGGCGCCTCGGGATGAAGGCGGACGACGTCGCCTTCGGTGAGGATGAAGGGGACCGAGACGGGGAGATCGGAGAGATGGTGGCGGATTCGCCATAGCGCCTGTCTCAGCCGGCGGCGGGCCTGGGCGTTGGGGAGATCCGGCCAAAAGGTGCCGGCCAGGAGGTCGCGTGTATGCGGGTGACGGTAGGTGACGAGGTAGCCGAACAGGGAGCGCGCCGAGCGGCTGGCGAAGGGCGAAAGCGGGACATCGCCCCAGCTCAGGGAGAAGCCGCCGAAGAGGTGGACTCGAAGGAGCACGTCCTCTCCCTGCGAAGGGGGCGATCTCGGAGGTAGACCGGAGCGAACAGAACCTGCCATCATCTCATCGTGAGCCCCGAGCGGAACGCAAGGGTGTGTGAAGTTTCACACAGTATACCCGGGGTCGCCGCTTCAAGCAACCAGGTGCCACGCGCCCTGACGTGAGGGGAGGGGCCGTCGCGTGTGGACTGCGCGAGGTTGGACATCTGATCGTGGAGGAATGCAAGGTACAACATTCTGTCGGGTTACGCCCAGGGGTACTACCCTACCGGGCGACCCGGCCTCACCATCGTGGAATGGGCATTTCAGCAAGATCTGCACACATCCAGCGACGCCAGGGAAACCCTTTGCAACAGCCGTGCTTTTGCTTTATACTTGATCCTGACATCGTCCCTTCGTCAAGACATCGGTCACCCCACCGCCTGCTCAAGGTGTCCGTTCCTTCCCTGAAGGGGTTCGATCCATGTCCAAGGGATCCTATCCGCATAACCCAAGCAAGGGCGATCTCCTCAAGCACGGGGCACTGGCGGTCTTCATCGAGGCCATCGGCAATTGCTGTCAGCCTTGGGGACCGCGCCTGGCCGTCCTGGGCACCATCGTCAAGGAGATCATGGAGATCATGGACGCGCGGGGCAGCGCCCCGGAAACCGCCCGCCGGGCCATCGCCGAGCTGGCGGATATGTACCAGGAGCGCCTTCGTCGGGAAATGGCCCGCCATGCCCAGGCAACCACCGAGGTCGCCCTAACCGAAGCCATCGATGTCCTGAACGATCTCGGGCTAACGGACGATGATCTCGCCAGGAGGGCAGGTCTGGACGCCGACAAGGCTGCCAGGATCGTGCTGGACAGCGCCCGGGATCGCCTCTCCCTCCTGAATTGGGAAGAGAAGGATCTGACCCAGCGGCTGGTGAAAGCCTACTACGAGGGATACCTCCGGCACCGAGACACGCTCACCCGGGTGGGCATCCCCGCCTTTCTGCTCCTGCTGGAGCGGCTGCCGGATATCGAGCGACGGCTCGTGGAGGTCCTGGACTCGGACCGTAACAAGACGTGGCGCTACGTACGTTGGCCAGTGCGCGACTACGATCGCGCCCTTGGCCTCCACCCCATCGCTCTGCTACCGGAGTACTGCCCAGTTTGCTACGTAGGGACGCGACATCGGGCGGCATTGGAAGATCTCCTGGCCTGGACACGCAGGCTGGCGGAGCGAGAGATAGGCCAACGGTTAGGCTTGCGCCTCTACGTAGGCTCTAGCGGCGCAGGCAAAACTCGACTTCTCATCGAGGCCGGGAAGGTCCTACGTAGAGAGGGCTGGATTGTGGGCTTTCTAGCCGACGGGGTAGTGACAGAGAAGAACGTTTACCATCTCTTGGATAAGGACCAACCTACGCTTCTTATCTTGGACCATGCAGGCGTCCGTTCATCGGAGGTGGAGGACTTACTCTGCGCCATGGCTGAGCATCGCCACCGTACTGATCCTTTTATCCTTATCCTCCTAAACCGGATTGAGCCCCGCTGGTTCAAGGACACTATAAACCCCGGGAGGGACTTCCGGTATGTAGACTTGCCTCGTCTCTTAGACTTGAGCACAGTGGAAAAAACGGCCATTCGCATACCCATTCTGCCCGATATCGACCGGATTCTTTTATTCCAAGAAGCTGTTCGCTGCTTTCAAGAGATCACGACACTACAGGTGGTGAGCACTGTTCCTATTCCCACTTCCGTACCTGAAAATCCGCGCTTTGTTCTTCTCTTAGCTCTCCTAGCCCTAGCCGAGAAGGACACCGATAACACCATCGACAAAGAAATGATTCTAAACTTTGTATGGCAGCAAGAACGAGACGAATGGATTCACCAATTAAAAAAGGAGGGATTGCCCGAGGTACTCAGAGATGACGCTCTCAAATTCGTGGAAGAAGTATGTGCTTTGAAGATTCTAGGTCGTCCCCTTGAAACGCGTGAAGAAATATTAACGATATTAAATAAACGATTCCCATACAGAATTGATCCCAAGAACCAGGCAATCATCATCAATGTTATTCGTTCTCATACGCATTTTAATATCCCAGAACCTCTTGCAAGTTATATTATCAACAGAGTGCACACACTAGACATTTAGCATAATGGCTATGGAAGGTTGCAACGATGAGATTTGATAAACATCACAAGGTATGGCAGCAAGTGCGTTGGCCTGTACAACAAATTGATGCATCACTTAGCATTCGGCCCTCAGTAGTGCTCCACCCTAGCTACCGTCTTATTCCCTACGTTGGAGAGCGTCACAAAGCTCTTCTTGATAACCTTCTTTCATGGGCACATGAATTACAAAAGAGCGAGCAGGGCCTTCTAGGTTTACGGCTATACGTGGCACCGGGTGGCGCGGGCAAGACACGTCTTCTTATTGAAGCAGGAGAAAGCCTACGTCAGGAAGGTTGGCGAATCGGCTTCCTGCCCCAAGGATTAATCACGCACCAAAACGCTGCATACCTCCTAGATGACAAAGTGCCTACTTTGTTAATCATGGATTACGCAAGTACACGATTTGAAGAATTTCAATCTTTGTCTCATGCTATCATACATAGCACCAGAGAATGGCGTCATCCTTTCGTGTTAATCTTATTAGATCGATCCGTTCCCACATGGTACTCAAGCACTATAGATGAGATCTCTCGGGAAGTACCAACTCTGTGTACTTCAATAGATAAAGAGCCTTATGTTGTGCCACCACTAACAGATGCAGAGCGCACACTGTTATTCAAAACAGCAGTTGACAAATTGAGAGAAGTATTTGAGAATACTGAAACTCTCTTGCGATCCGACGAGCTATTAGTGCCTAAACCGTTACCTAAACGACCTCTCTTTGTCCTTCTCCTTGCTTTTCTAGCTTTGGTGGGAGAGCGACCAGAGAATACTATGAACGAGGAGGAGATCCTAGAGCTAACGTGGAGGCGGGAACGTGCTCTGTGGCGACGTCGCCTACGGACCATGGATCTCCCCGAAGTATATGAGCAGGATGCTGTGGATTTCATCGAATCGGTGCGCCTATTAGCCACCTTAGGCCGTTCCTTTGTCACGACTCAAGATGTAATTGCATTTCTGAAAGATCACTTCACCTTGCCTATAGATCCCCGAAGCCAAACTATTATCACCAACGCCATATGTCCCACACTTCCGTATCGCGTACCCTCAATCGAGCCCGATCCTCTAGCTGATTTTGTAATAGAAAAATGGCTCAAGGAGAGGCCCGAGCGTCTTCTCTTGACCTTGCCAACGCGTGTAGAAGTTGTGACTGCCCCTGTGGAAGCAGCAAAAAGGACCTGGAGAGTCCTCACCACCCTACAGCGCATTTGGGCCCATCCTCGTCACGCCACGCCGGAAGAAGTGGAGAGATGGCTGCATACAACCGCCGAGCGTCTGAGCCACCTTCTTACCCCACCGGAGAGAGGTGAGGACCCTGAAATGACATGCCAGACGTGGACTTTCTTGAAGGAGTTGGAGCGGCACCTTCCCGACCCTCAGCGCACTGTGTTTTTCCGCCCCCTGGTGGCCCAGATCCATGCTGCCCAACTGGCCTTTGTTCCCACAAAAGCCTTGATAGAACGCTCTCGACTCCTCAACAATTTGTCTGTTGCTCTCTCCGCTTTGGGGCAACATGAGGAGGCGCTACGTGCAATAGAAGAGGCGGTGAAGCTATACCGGAAGTCGGCAGCCCAGAACCCCGATGTCTTCTTGCCCGACCTGGCCTCAAGCCTCAACAACCTGGGCGCTCGCCTCGCCGACCTGGGCCGCCGCCAGGAGGCCCTGCAGGCCTCCCAAGAGGCNNNNNNNNNNNNNNNNNNNNTGCCCGACCTGGCCTCAAGCCTCAACAACCTGGGCGCTCGCCTCGCCGACCTGGGCCGCCGCCAGGAGGCCCTGCAGGCCTCCCAAGAGGCCGTCGCCATCTATCGCCAGCTGGCGCAGCGCAACCCCGATGCCTTCCTGCCCGACCTGGCCTCAAGCCTCAACAACCTGGGCGCTCGCCTCGCCGACCTGGGCCGCCGCCAGGAGGCCCTGCAGGCCTCCCAAGAGGC is a genomic window containing:
- a CDS encoding tetratricopeptide repeat protein, giving the protein MLLRVHLFGGFSLSWGDVPLSPFASRSARSLFGYLVTYRHPHTRDLLAGTFWPDLPNAQARRRLRQALWRIRHHLSDLPVSVPFILTEGDVVRLHPEAPCWADVEAFRAGCAPLEAARSMDLPGPVEGLREAVGLYRGDFMAGYYDDWVLVERERLREMYLAALDRLLAFCRTQGDYEEALHYARQLTMEDPLREEGHREVMRLCYLLGRHREALEQYELCRAALAQELGVEPAAATVALYREIAARAGAVDVAYLPASAPPSPLLEGSGEVPLVGRRTERAALVERLEGAIHGRGGLILVEGEAGVGKTRLLQEIAHDAGWRGARVLWGRGRELAESPPYGVLGEALRAGLSPMRAGQLAHLMEGIWLREASLLLPELAEWLPDLPPRAALEPEQERMRLWEALTRLVLALGRIAPHVLILDDLQWADEATLEVLPYLARRLAEGRVLLILSYRDEEARARGAVWDALRALDRVEYGERLRLPRLTARETGELVRRSLGLAREVPHFERRLYREAEGNPLFVLEMLRALHEEGVLYRDASGEWSTLWDEVTTDYAELPLPPGVYQVIARRLARLEPDERAVLDAAAVLGTDFDFSLLAEASDLPREAVLAAVSALVRRRFLVEEPAAYRFSHDKIRQVAYLELDEEARRRLHRRAGEALEALHPERVEALARHFALGRVRDEALAYSLQAGRRAQAMYSHEEALAHYDQALALAGADDREAQWEIRIRREEVLNVLGRREEQAADLAALADLAGGDPERLAEVHRRRAWLLAHLGRYEEARSAAQRALSLAESLGDEGGQAAALTAMGMIVNWSGRPAEALSPLRSAVRLYRHRGDTGGEIEARSALGNALLGVKAYAAARTELETTLVLCRSSGNRFGEAETLGLLAILHMEQGDTDAALSCYARSLDASREVGYSYGEARTLLNLGNVRYVRGEVGEALRCYDEALAIFSATGHRRGEAIVRINRASVYGTVLGDVERAVADAEAAWAYFRETGDRIYEGQSLGVLGQMALLQGQMEAAWSRLEAGLALLLVSGERWIAVQVYRALVRLSLREGKPAVALEYLEIAESIARELGMADLATNLLADRGAVLLAMGKPAEALVATSEAMARLGPGVEQSYLIPFVHYRVLAALGRDQEARVALRQAREGMLRLLEGVSPEQRRMSLERIPEHRAIVEAWEGTRPRRVIRRLPREGAPTGRALHDDEWVEVIWTVEDGGDDAVVGKVARRRHRLLRLLREAGEQGAAPTVDDLADALGVSRATIKRDLAALRRAGHEIRTRGSRNR